One segment of Pecten maximus unplaced genomic scaffold, xPecMax1.1, whole genome shotgun sequence DNA contains the following:
- the LOC117320750 gene encoding probable RNA 2'-phosphotransferase translates to MTATHGEPAKTSFVPTSHILRHFRLTKARLDELVFPANDRQRMVYSDNHNWIRATYGHSVNIRVSEIGRQIRNQEGLTYFVHGIKARDTDSVLKYGLDHTRCPYIEFTDSPDYVRAGAELLVHIDVRGFLRAGFRLYKIGPHVYATDCRVPPEFIKDIEYLVL, encoded by the coding sequence ATGACCGCGACGCATGGCGAGCCCGCGAAAACCTCCTTCGTGCCTACCAGTCACATCCTACGCCACTTCCGGCTAACCAAGGCCAGGTTGGATGAGCTGGTGTTTCCCGCTAACGACAGACAGCGAATGGTGTACTCCGACAATCACAACTGGATACGAGCCACCTACGGCCACAGCGTCAACATCCGGGTGTCAGAGATTGGGAGACAGATCCGCAACCAGGAGGGTCTCACGTACTTCGTCCACGGGATCAAGGCCAGAGACACAGACTCCGTCCTTAAGTATGGACTGGACCACACTCGCTGCCCGTACATCGAATTCACCGACTCCCCCGATTACGTCAGAGCTGGTGCGGAATTGTTGGTGCACATTGACGTCAGAGGATTCCTCCGGGCTGGGTTCCGCCTGTACAAGATCGGCCCCCACGTCTACGCCACAGATTGCAGAGTGCCACCGGAGTTCATCAAGGATATAGAGTACCTTGTGCTCTGA
- the LOC117320751 gene encoding probable RNA 2'-phosphotransferase translates to MTSRPSRKMTTKKSKAVVKSLRHDRDAWRDRDTSFVPTSHILRHFRLTKARLDELVFPANDRQRMVYSDNHNWIRATYGHSVNIRVSEIGRQIRNQEGLTYFVHGIKARDTDSVLKYGLDHTRCPYIEFTDSPDYVRAGAELLVHIDVRGFLRAGFRLYKIGPHVYATDCRVPPEFIKDIEYLVL, encoded by the coding sequence ATGACTTCCCGACCGAGCAGAAAAATGACTACCAAGAAGAGCAAAGCTGTTGTCAAGAGTCTACGACATGACCGCGACGCATGGCGAGACCGCGACACCTCCTTCGTGCCTACCAGTCACATCCTACGCCACTTCCGGCTAACCAAGGCCAGGTTGGATGAGCTGGTGTTTCCCGCTAACGACAGACAGCGAATGGTGTACTCCGACAATCACAACTGGATACGAGCCACCTACGGCCACAGCGTCAACATCCGGGTGTCAGAGATTGGGAGACAGATCCGCAACCAGGAGGGTCTCACGTACTTCGTCCACGGGATCAAGGCCAGAGACACAGACTCCGTCCTTAAGTATGGACTGGACCACACTCGCTGCCCGTACATCGAATTCACCGACTCCCCCGATTACGTCAGAGCTGGTGCGGAATTGTTGGTGCACATTGACGTCAGAGGATTCCTCCGGGCTGGGTTCCGCCTGTACAAGATCGGCCCCCACGTCTACGCCACAGATTGCAGAGTGCCACCGGAGTTCATCAAGGATATAGAGTACCTTGTGCTCTGA